In Magallana gigas chromosome 1, xbMagGiga1.1, whole genome shotgun sequence, the sequence GTAGATGGTGATGTGATGGATGCTGTGGATAGTGGTCATGTTCACCCACCAGGTGGCGGTTTGTTTACCATATGATACAGCACATTGACCTCCATCCCTGCTCAGGTCTGATTTGCGTCCGTCCACAACGTTATTGGCGTCATATCTGTCGTCACCTGGCTGGTATTGGTACTGTTGGTATGCTGGTTTGTTGAGGGCGACATTAACTGTttagaagtaaaaaaaacaaatacctTGTTACGCAATGTTAAGCCACAGCtcgttaaaaaaatgtaaatcaacatggaaatggaaatttttttttgatatgtcATTACATTTCTAAATCAAATGTCTACCTAATACAGTCATATGTATAACCACATCATTCAAAGGTACAATAAAAACCGgacaaatttgataaaaagatatatgcaTCGTGATTTTTCTCGTTTTGTCGCTTTATAGCGGACATTAATGTTCTTTTAATTAACAGTGTACACAATGATTGCATCGTTGAATGTTTTATATtaccagtatatattttttttagaaaagtttttgatttgatcaagTGCTCTGAATGAAACATTtagaaaatatacattaatgtCGGAATTATCGGCATAATAACTAGgcgtcattttatttttatatgttataatatCACCCACTATGACAAGCTGTTGATCCTCTGTAGATTcatattatgttgttttaccgTGAACTAGAATGTTTAATGTAAAATACAACCCACTGTAACGTCATGCACATCATTACTTTAAACGCAACATTGAGAACAAATATAAATGAgcaatgtgttttaaaaaaatccgacATTAATTTGGATTTTTAAATCCAGTGCAAGAACTAATTAATGCCGTTAACAAAATATAAGGACGTGAAGCGTCATAGTTTAAACTAATTGGCCGTGCAACAATGAAGTTTTCTTTTCTAATTGATATGCTCAGCtttatgtaaagaaatattGACATAGTACAGTACTCTAACAAAACACCCGTTACATCATTCCAATATCATAATCCTTGTACGtgtatttatatacaatattcAGAGCAAATAaccttttttataaaatctgttGAGTCATACGAGcgaaaaatgttctttttgaatatcaaaatttCACCAACTACATGACTTAAactagcggaaaaaagaaacaaggccctatttaatatatgaaaaaacatttgagaattacaataaacaaattgtatttattgtagcactgttaacacatgtattcgtAACAACATCTCATACCACATTAATGTCAACGTCGAATAACGCCAGTTTCAGCACAATCGAAAGTCActgtaatttgaaaatgaattcaCAAAATTAATAACGCGTGTGACCACCATTTGCGTTCACACATGCTTGACAGCGACGCCTCATTGATGCCACTAAAGTGTTCAGATATATTTGAGGGATGTTGTTCcagatgttggttaaagcctgGCTTAAATCAGCTTATGTCACTGCCTCAATGGTAAACGGCGTAAACGTCTTTCCATTTCACCCCAGACGTGCTCGATCGGCGTCAAATCGGGATAAACAGCTGGCCAAGGCATGACATCGACATTTtgttgaacaaacaagtcccTGACTACACGAGCAACGCGTAGCCTTGCGTTGTCTTGCTGCAGAATAATGTGATTTTTATGTTTCTGTATGAAGGGTATCACATGACGCTGAATAATTTTATCTCGATAGCGTACGCCGGTGAgatttccattgacaatttgtagagGGGTCCTTCCACGTGCTGATATTCCACCATACACCATAACGCTACCTCCACCAAATTGTCGACGTTGCACAACACAAGCGTCCTGGTAACGCTCCCCAACGCGACGATACACCCTACAACGGCCGTCACTGCTATTCAAATGAAATCTTGATTCATCAGTGAACAGAATATTGGCCCAGTCCTGTATTCTTAATAGCAGATGACGTGTGCACCACGCCAGTCTGGCAATACGATGAGGTTGAAGCAGTACTGGGCGCACCGCTGGACGtcttggtctgatgttttgctTGCGCAGAAGATTACGCACAGTTCTTGGACTAATTGGTCGAAGCCCTGGAATGCCAGGGGCAGTCCAACTTGCTGTCTGGAAACGATTTCTCAGATGCTCAAGTCTAATGTGGGTGTCCTGTTGACGTGATGTCACACGAGGTCGCCCAGAGCGCGATCGATCCTGAGTGTTGCCAGATTGTTGAAAACGCCCCATAATGACTGGATGGTGTTCCGATGAACTCCAAAGTGTCttgctacagtattttgtgcaagcatcccaacagcacgattacgttggttttcgttgagtcgtggcatgacataggggtaaattttgttgaaactaaagtgattgccttaacaaaaaaagtttaaacaaatcctttacaGTTCTTATTCCAAACGGTATTGGCCCGTAAAACTCATGCGTACAAATTCTTTaataaacaacaggtgctcTCTAACCATGAAAAAGTTCGTGCACCCGGACGGTTACCATCTGATATAGTCAAAAACATTACCATTAatgattgtttaaatttcataaatacaaacaatagatatagaaaaattatactaatttttataatgcacaatttctttttttccgcTAGTATTTATAAGATTCGGAccgatttcatttttaaacaaattttaatttaaaaatagatctgGCTCACCATAACCATTGACAAAGGCAAAAACTCCGATACACACAAACACTGCATACATCTTTGTGACGAGCCCGGAcatcagaaaaaaacccagaaaacaCACGATTCTTGAATTCTGTTGATGGTTTCACGTAGACATTAGTTAAGGAGAGTGAAGTAGGATTAGGCCGTTACCcacaaattatcaattatttcaagtttgctttttaaacaaaaatagacttcgTGATGGTATAATATTATACCTCATTTCCTcgcttaaaaatatgtttttattgtaagTACTTAGTTATTTTCGCTTTATTAAATGAAATGGAAACAAAAGAAGCGAGTGCTCTTTGACATTTGCAATGATACTATGTAAATATCACCTCTAGCATATACCTGTTCATCGACATGCCGATGATAGCAGGAGATTTATCACAGACATTCTTcctataatatataaatttaaagctaTATTTAACGCTTTTTTGTAAGATTAGTGTATAACAGGGAAACTAtggatattttttatgtttttgtgttAACTATAATAAGGAAAATTGGATTAGATATGACATTAgaacattttgttatttcagGCCTCATATAATAATCTGTCAGAAAATTAAGTTGATCATAAAAAGGAACCTAGCTTAACCTGTAGActtttattgaatgtttgatACTTTTGAAGGTTAAATACGCAGTTTTAATCAGTGTCAATGATAAAAGTAATCGTTAATTATTATTGTTCACGCTCAATGTTTGAAAATAgaccttttttatattttaaataatgtttatgtGCTGAAAACGTATGCGCGGGAGAAGAGAAATAATCGAAACGGAGAGCACTTAAGAAAAGACCTGACGgcaaatttgtttacaaaaaagatttaaaaaaaaaaaaaaaaaaaaaaaaaaaccaaaaaaaaaaacgatggAGATGTCGGAATATAATCTTTATCAACTCATTAACAGGAGCATGAAACATTGCTTATATAGGAAAACTATAGAAGAATCCagtctttaataatttttggcATGGGAAATGGATGACATATGTTCGTCAGTTTAGCGTAAGAGTGGAATACTAAACTATTTTTCTTAACTGATCGAACTGATCGTCCATGCATCATTTCAGAAACATATCCTCAGTGTACAAAACATATGGTGCCCtagtataattaatttattcgATTTTTGTGGTTGAATTTTGTGAAGTCTGaaagtcttttaatgaaaaaaaagttatattggTGATATAAGGCTGCACAATGGCTATTTCATTCAAATACTCTTTTcaaattacataaataaaatggttTATCAATACATATGTACACCATGGTACACCTCAGCACAATAGCGCAAACAGTCCCAGTGGCCTCAAATGGGGATTAGTTCAGGGGCTGTGCAGTTATTAAACAAATTCTATTACTCGTTCATGTTACATCTACCTAATACATGTACGGAATTTGTTAATTATATTCGCACTCCATTGTGCCAATCTATTACTTACAACCTTTACATGTGTTGAGCATCATGACCTTTTAACGTCACCTGGAAACgtatttgaacttttttttcatgagaatatatacatacgtataattttcataaatataatgtgttgtcatttttatgaaacaaaacagAAGGGACATAAAATGTGTTTCTGCAAGAAAGAAACAGGAAATAACATTAGGCTGCTTACAATTCTGCAAGCTGAGAAAGTCCCACAAAATCGTTGCTGTCGATTCTTGCTATCTGATTTCTTCTTAAACTTCTACATGAAAAATGGCAATAACAACTGTCAACCTTCTGAAAATTCATACGGCGAAATACAAAATCATAGCATAGCAACATggacaaaaaagaaaagaaaaaagtgaaataaagtGTCTAagaggagtaagcatcccctGCCGACCGATGGAAAAATACACCGCAGCACAATAACGCAAACAGTCACAGCGGCCTCAAAAGAATATTTGTTAAGGATTTGTTCTGTAATAAACTTATTAACTCTTTCGTGTTACATGCACCTAACACATATACAGGTATGGAATTGATAAATTTCATTCGCACTCCCTTGTGCCAATCTATTACTTACAACCTCTACATGTGTTGAGCATCATGACCTTTTGACGTCACCTGGAAACGtatttgaactttttttctATGGAATAGTCAACAATATGTGTGAACAGCAAAATGCTGGGGAACATATACTTATATAGTTGCTAATATTGAAACTCAGTGTCTGGTGTATTGGAGACACGTACTGGGAATCCCTGAGTGTACCGTGTAAGAACATTGTCTATCAGACTGtgcaattcaaaataaaaaccatAACACATCAACTATAATGTGGCTGAATATTTTCACTAAAACTGCTGTAAACAATCACTGAGACATGTTTATATAGATACCTTaggcaataaaaaaataaccatgATCATGTTTAATATaagatcaaatctatcataaagcccttcgggctttactAGATTTGATCATGGcccaaccgaaattatcacctcatataTACtcgaagaatgattccttattcctcaATTATTGTGATACGATTAACATGTGTGTCAGTGGATATGGAACCTGATTCTATAGAGATAGAAGAAGGCATATATACAgaggaaaaaactgaaattaatgaaatatctttttttttcactgcCTCATTTTGACAGTACAAAGCTATTTAACTTCTTTGGAACTGCCTCATGTATTGTATAACAAAGTGGAAGAAGAATTGTTTACTGTAGGAATTATTTGTTTTACGCAAGTTTGCGTTGTTTATTATAATATCGTATTTTTCCCGATCATATGATTGGTCGATTACTGTCACCTGATCGTGCAATAAATTGTATTATAGGCCTTGCTATAATAAAGATAGATAATTTATAAACCCCaccatatcagaaaattatttttgggACAAATTAGTGGTTTTTGACATGTGCGCCATTGTCACTTCATAATAGTGAAATCATCGcctatgcattttaaaaaaaataactgctataatcatgaagaaaataaagtgaaataGTTTTGGATTATTAAATCAAGAAAATTATAGACTTGGTTATAGCCATGTATAAACCTCAATGAAGGCTATACTTGTACGAGGGTTGagccaaaagtaatgtcacagatgcAATACAATCGTGAAAATTCCGCGTAAAGTGACAAAAAAACGTGTGCTTTGAGATATCTACCTAATTCAGTTCAGATCTAaacattttaatgcattatgataaatatttctgaagataatGTCTTTTTAGAGCGTGAAGCAACGGTAGTCGTTGCACGCTAGCGACGTCATTCCTAGATCTTTGGCGTTCTTGTAGAATTCCATAATTTGGTACTCTATAAAATTGGCCACGATGctctatttaattttttttatccatttttatatataaagtaaatatttactCTTCTTGTAATCGATTGGGTAATATGATagatattatttaatgtgcAATCAGTTTGTTGAGGtc encodes:
- the LOC117686992 gene encoding uncharacterized protein, whose protein sequence is MGRFQQSGNTQDRSRSGRPRVTSRQQDTHIRLEHLRNRFQTASWTAPGIPGLRPISPRTVRNLLRKQNIRPRRPAVRPVLLQPHRIARLAWCTRHLLLRIQDWANILFTDESRFHLNSSDGRCRVYRRVGERYQDACVVQRRQFGGGSVMVYGGISARGRTPLQIVNGNLTGVRYRDKIIQRHVIPFIQKHKNHIILQQDNARLRVARVVRDLFVQQNVDVMPWPAVYPDLTPIEHVWVNVALNKPAYQQYQYQPGDDRYDANNVVDGRKSDLSRDGGQCAVSYGKQTATWWVNMTTIHSIHHITIYFRTNNKPLGPSNYLTKYVLGFSVYVSNTTDKLQGTLCYKDDNFTLDTIPAVFTTACPVHGQYVIFYNERRPGTIYPGDYSKYVFSDLCEVEVYGCPTSGYFGFNCSVPCPDVNCQYCHIETGTCHGCKTGYRSYRCELACDKGSYGSQCKEICGHCRDTDQCSNINGTCLTGCDAGYQGDLCKICKCLVLLYIC